One segment of Acetoanaerobium noterae DNA contains the following:
- a CDS encoding sigma-54 interaction domain-containing protein, protein MKSIGIVTDGVSELGKFLKENLEMVLKNHVQINNYYIKSLKDDFVIEDDLILIMIDKKLKDISKHIKSKDNVIVIERTIMLSAYHELLNIPAGIDVLVVNDDDETTKETVELLIELGITHINLIPYEKEGKYKNMQLAITPGEKRHVPYYLDEVIDIGNRYIDISTFFVIISKLSLNHDEIIIELKKYLELIVSLYSGMKEKVREIFVKKQELSTLFELANDGILITNKNGEIRHANRKFCELFNIEEISDRNMKQLLPQKWISKLQTDDVLDNTLFENDKKVFNINKKPLTYLNSTYGYYYIFQELTYIKQLEQSLSSKLRNLGHVANYTFDDIIAKSDSMEKTIEVCKKIAKTDLTVLLIGESGTGKEMLAQSIHNESNRKNQPFIAINSAAMPENLLESELFGYEEGAFTGALKGGKKGLLAQANHGTVFLDEIGDMSIHLQTKLLRVLQEKQIMALGSSSIMDIDIRFIVATNKNLEVLSLEDKFRTDLYYRINTCQINLPPLRDRKSDIVLIAENFLGNEYKIDNSVKGTLLNHDYRGNIRELINILNYAKAISSNDIIKYKDLPEYIINKQNQSVKLECIYSTQSNSKVDKARFILETINNHGSIGRNMLIRLAEKENVPIKEAELKKILTFLKNQGFVDSGKGRAGTYITQKGLEELSKRL, encoded by the coding sequence ATGAAAAGTATTGGGATAGTAACTGACGGAGTCAGCGAGTTAGGAAAGTTCCTAAAAGAAAATCTTGAAATGGTATTGAAAAATCATGTACAGATTAATAACTATTATATTAAAAGCTTGAAGGATGATTTTGTAATAGAGGATGATTTAATACTTATAATGATTGATAAAAAGCTCAAAGATATATCAAAGCATATAAAGAGCAAGGATAATGTAATTGTTATTGAGAGGACTATTATGTTATCAGCTTACCATGAATTGCTAAATATTCCTGCAGGGATTGATGTTTTGGTAGTTAATGACGATGATGAAACTACAAAAGAGACAGTTGAACTATTAATTGAGTTAGGGATTACACACATTAATTTAATTCCTTATGAAAAAGAAGGAAAATATAAAAACATGCAGCTTGCAATTACACCAGGAGAGAAAAGACATGTACCATACTATTTGGATGAAGTTATTGATATAGGTAATAGATATATAGATATATCAACTTTTTTTGTCATTATTTCAAAATTATCACTAAATCATGATGAAATAATAATAGAACTAAAGAAATATTTGGAATTAATCGTAAGCTTATATTCAGGAATGAAAGAAAAGGTCAGAGAAATATTTGTAAAAAAACAAGAGCTATCTACTCTATTTGAATTAGCAAACGATGGTATTTTGATTACAAATAAAAATGGAGAAATAAGACATGCAAATAGAAAATTTTGTGAGTTATTTAATATTGAAGAAATTAGTGATAGGAATATGAAGCAATTACTCCCTCAAAAATGGATTAGTAAGCTTCAAACTGATGATGTTTTAGATAATACTTTATTTGAAAATGATAAAAAGGTGTTTAATATAAACAAAAAGCCACTGACGTATTTAAATTCTACATATGGATATTATTATATTTTTCAAGAATTAACTTATATAAAGCAGCTAGAGCAAAGTTTATCGAGTAAGCTTAGAAATCTAGGACATGTTGCTAATTATACTTTTGATGATATAATCGCAAAATCTGACTCGATGGAGAAAACTATTGAGGTTTGCAAAAAAATAGCAAAGACGGATTTAACTGTACTATTAATAGGGGAAAGTGGTACAGGAAAAGAAATGCTGGCACAATCTATTCACAATGAGTCAAACAGAAAGAATCAGCCTTTTATTGCTATAAATTCGGCAGCTATGCCAGAGAATTTACTTGAAAGTGAATTGTTTGGATACGAAGAAGGAGCTTTTACTGGAGCGTTAAAAGGCGGAAAAAAAGGCTTGCTAGCTCAAGCTAACCATGGGACTGTTTTTCTGGATGAGATAGGCGATATGTCGATTCATCTTCAAACAAAGCTACTAAGAGTACTACAAGAAAAACAAATTATGGCTCTAGGATCGTCTAGTATTATGGATATAGATATAAGATTTATAGTTGCTACGAATAAAAATCTGGAAGTGCTTTCACTAGAGGATAAATTCAGAACAGATTTGTATTATAGAATCAACACTTGCCAGATTAATCTACCACCTCTTAGAGATAGAAAAAGTGACATTGTATTAATAGCTGAAAATTTTTTAGGAAATGAATATAAAATAGATAATAGTGTAAAGGGTACTTTGCTAAATCATGATTATAGAGGAAATATAAGAGAGCTAATAAATATTTTAAATTATGCTAAAGCAATTTCCAGTAATGATATAATTAAGTATAAGGACTTGCCAGAGTATATAATAAACAAGCAAAATCAGTCAGTTAAGCTAGAATGCATATATAGTACTCAGTCAAATAGTAAAGTAGATAAAGCTAGATTTATTCTTGAGACGATAAATAATCATGGGTCTATAGGAAGAAATATGCTCATACGTTTGGCTGAAAAGGAAAATGTACCAATAAAAGAAGCTGAACTAAAAAAAATACTTACCTTTTTAAAAAATCAAGGCTTTGTAGATTCGGGAAAAGGCAGAGCAGGAACATATATAACACAAAAAGGCTTGGAAGAATTAAGTAAACGACTATAG
- a CDS encoding gamma-glutamyl-gamma-aminobutyrate hydrolase family protein, producing MSKPIVGIFTNIEMDKNYLFPGYPRITINQDYSRSIEEAGGVPILIPTSQYFENLERQISMCDGLLFSGGQDLNPILYNEQPCDKLGDLSPMRDSFEFMAYEIANKLQKSIFGICRGSQLTNVFHGGSLYQDNSFQGTDLKHMNYANPDMPVHDIIINEDSFLFKATGKSKISINSFHHQAIKNLAPGFKISASAPDGIIEAIEKEDDSQFIAAVQWHPEMMSRTNEDSQKIFKYFIDKLKK from the coding sequence ATGAGCAAACCTATTGTTGGTATATTTACAAATATAGAAATGGATAAAAATTATTTATTCCCAGGCTATCCACGCATAACTATAAATCAAGATTACTCTAGGTCAATAGAAGAAGCTGGTGGAGTTCCAATATTAATCCCTACTAGTCAATATTTTGAGAACTTAGAAAGACAAATCTCTATGTGTGATGGCTTACTATTTAGTGGAGGTCAAGACCTAAACCCAATTCTATATAATGAACAGCCCTGTGATAAGCTAGGAGACTTATCTCCTATGAGAGATAGCTTTGAATTCATGGCTTATGAAATAGCAAATAAACTTCAAAAATCTATATTTGGTATCTGTCGTGGAAGTCAGCTTACTAATGTTTTTCATGGAGGAAGTCTATATCAAGATAACAGCTTCCAAGGTACAGACCTAAAGCATATGAACTATGCTAACCCTGATATGCCAGTTCACGATATCATAATAAACGAAGATTCATTCTTATTTAAAGCAACAGGAAAATCTAAAATTTCAATCAATAGCTTCCATCATCAAGCTATCAAAAACTTGGCACCAGGATTTAAAATATCAGCAAGTGCCCCAGATGGAATAATTGAAGCAATCGAAAAAGAAGATGATAGTCAGTTTATCGCCGCTGTTCAGTGGCATCCAGAAATGATGAGCAGAACTAACGAAGATTCTCAAAAAATATTCAAATATTTTATAGACAAACTTAAAAAATAA
- a CDS encoding DUF2357 domain-containing protein translates to MTALQHFGSNETLLLIENSMFKLYFVGKTRNRKFDIINTNNNIKGYLFIEYPYAQIVKTINVLGELEENSFNSMRPSFFEDSNYQIILEPKTNDSFRIYHIDKEIRESFIEVGNNLYGNIVFNGEIGYTTFKVLSNDNELMKLTIEIFPSKLDYVKDYKEILSEVNEEISSLVFDFLGKTFQRANLVDVNNQTGVEFTEILIQIYNNFNKALEYIENHPKHDIVRSENIHQANKSKVISRATVNYIRKKSHLLYPHEKGIININHNKYLPLKVIEKKSDITYDIYENQYVKHIIKMIIHRIRSVKQNISLIYKIDNYYYEALNKLENNLNKHLQGFFSKISDVNVKQNITLSFKMTQGYREIFFNFMMLKKGLDITEGLYKITPKKIWNLYEIWCYLKIHNILNRLGFSTVHNGIIETTDNGISLSLTTNKTSKITYSNSTGKNIELWYNRTYSYLPTTSQRPDTVLCLRNLDKNDRIYIFDAKYRLKIDSENIVGPMEEDINVMHRYRDAIVSELDEKLQFKYNTFGAYVMFPYSDEVSFKKHKYFKSIEKVNIGAFPMLPGSTSLIENHINKIVNESYIESIANLPTYEEDDDNLKFKHSNVMVVNVPTKEHLASYLKNHFFHIPLVKLSNVRLGVQYIAFYQPKNIFKEDAGIYYFAKIRDVRKYKRNECKELPVIKGNPEKEYLRFELEDFEKVGPIQTVEYGVELITYTTMYLLKNAETLHELHFKNRLEIELYKILKRISFSKNIKLIRRSDHFLINTTKIEIKNRKFLAIDETLVSWNNLEEELLNRIFRSNDYICR, encoded by the coding sequence CAATAGCATGAGACCCAGTTTTTTTGAGGATTCAAACTATCAAATTATACTTGAACCCAAAACAAATGATTCATTTAGAATCTACCATATAGATAAAGAAATAAGAGAGTCATTCATTGAAGTAGGAAATAATCTGTATGGAAATATAGTATTTAATGGAGAGATAGGTTATACGACTTTTAAAGTGTTGTCAAATGATAATGAATTAATGAAATTAACTATAGAGATTTTTCCTTCAAAATTAGATTATGTCAAAGATTATAAAGAAATTTTGAGTGAAGTAAATGAAGAAATTTCTTCATTAGTGTTCGATTTTTTAGGAAAAACGTTTCAAAGGGCTAATCTAGTTGATGTAAACAATCAAACAGGCGTAGAATTTACTGAGATTTTAATTCAGATTTATAACAATTTCAATAAAGCACTTGAATACATAGAAAATCATCCAAAACATGATATTGTAAGAAGTGAAAATATACATCAAGCTAATAAATCAAAAGTAATATCCAGAGCAACAGTAAATTATATAAGAAAGAAAAGTCATTTGTTGTATCCTCATGAAAAAGGAATTATTAATATTAATCACAATAAGTATTTACCTCTAAAGGTTATTGAAAAGAAAAGTGATATAACCTATGATATTTATGAAAATCAGTATGTAAAGCACATTATAAAAATGATTATTCATAGAATTAGAAGTGTTAAGCAGAATATTAGTTTAATTTATAAAATTGACAACTATTATTATGAAGCTTTAAATAAATTAGAAAACAACTTAAATAAGCATCTACAAGGCTTCTTTAGTAAAATATCAGATGTAAATGTAAAACAAAACATAACACTATCTTTTAAGATGACTCAAGGATATAGAGAAATATTTTTTAATTTTATGATGTTAAAAAAAGGGCTTGATATTACTGAAGGTTTATATAAAATAACACCCAAAAAAATCTGGAATCTTTATGAAATATGGTGTTACTTGAAAATACACAACATTTTGAATAGATTGGGTTTCAGCACAGTTCATAATGGAATTATAGAAACTACAGACAATGGAATATCATTATCATTGACAACAAATAAAACATCTAAAATTACATATTCAAATTCTACAGGTAAAAATATAGAATTATGGTACAACAGAACCTATTCTTATCTACCAACAACAAGTCAGAGACCAGACACTGTACTTTGCTTAAGAAACTTAGACAAAAATGATAGGATATATATATTTGATGCAAAGTATAGGTTAAAAATAGATTCAGAAAACATTGTGGGACCCATGGAAGAAGATATAAATGTGATGCATAGATATAGAGATGCAATAGTAAGTGAATTGGATGAAAAATTACAATTTAAATATAACACATTTGGTGCATATGTTATGTTTCCATATAGCGATGAAGTATCATTCAAAAAGCATAAATATTTTAAAAGTATTGAAAAAGTTAATATAGGAGCTTTTCCTATGTTGCCAGGGTCTACATCCTTGATTGAAAATCATATAAATAAGATTGTTAACGAGTCATATATAGAGTCAATAGCGAATCTTCCTACTTATGAAGAGGATGACGATAATCTTAAATTCAAACATTCAAATGTTATGGTCGTAAATGTACCGACAAAAGAACATCTTGCTTCATATTTAAAAAATCATTTTTTCCATATCCCGTTAGTTAAATTATCGAATGTAAGATTAGGTGTACAATACATCGCTTTTTATCAACCTAAAAATATTTTTAAAGAAGATGCTGGTATTTATTATTTTGCTAAAATAAGAGATGTTAGAAAATATAAAAGAAATGAATGCAAGGAACTGCCAGTAATTAAAGGGAATCCAGAAAAAGAATATTTAAGATTTGAGTTAGAAGATTTTGAAAAGGTTGGACCTATTCAGACAGTAGAATATGGAGTAGAACTAATAACGTATACCACAATGTATTTATTAAAGAATGCAGAGACACTTCATGAACTCCATTTTAAAAACAGACTAGAGATAGAACTTTATAAGATATTAAAAAGAATAAGTTTTAGTAAAAATATTAAACTTATAAGGAGATCAGACCATTTTTTAATCAATACTACAAAGATAGAAATTAAAAATAGAAAGTTTTTAGCTATAGATGAAACATTAGTTTCATGGAACAATTTGGAAGAAGAATTATTAAATAGAATTTTTAGATCTAATGATTATATTTGTAGATAA
- a CDS encoding APC family permease, translating into MNKKFGFWSIVLLTINGIIGTGIFLSPAGVVKVAGTYTPLVYILAGLFAIILAITFASAAKYISKNGSGYAYSKAAFGNEVGYYVGITRFAAGSIAWGVMATAVVRTTLGIFGGPDAQTQGNITLGFLILMGILLAIVFSGSYITKIASNISTIGKITALLVAVFAGLAIFLKTGQNNFMSINQAVDTAGELIVKPMDASIFVGAILAAFYAYTGFESVASAASEMEEPEKNLPKAIPLAIGIVALIYVSVVSIAMIINPEGILNSTEPVILASAFVNPLIKNIIIYGAVISMFGINIAAAFSTPRIFEAMADEGQLPMFLSKKTKQGVPLFAFLVTASMAIAVPMAFQYNMRGIMIISSVSRFIQFLVVPMAVIMFYYDKNKEPKIETAQKMFFTDVVIPIIAFVTSAFLLYKFSWAEQFSMVNDNGETVTNTYAIWAMIIGYVILPIGVYIPYKMGLYKEKKVVSSSNRSVS; encoded by the coding sequence ATGAACAAAAAATTTGGTTTTTGGTCTATAGTGTTATTGACCATCAACGGCATTATTGGTACAGGTATTTTCTTATCACCCGCAGGAGTTGTAAAAGTTGCAGGAACTTATACTCCTCTAGTTTATATTTTAGCTGGATTATTCGCTATTATATTAGCAATTACATTTGCTTCAGCCGCTAAGTATATTTCTAAAAATGGCTCTGGTTATGCATATTCAAAAGCAGCCTTTGGAAATGAAGTCGGTTACTATGTGGGTATCACTAGATTCGCAGCTGGCTCAATTGCTTGGGGTGTAATGGCGACTGCTGTAGTACGTACTACACTTGGAATCTTTGGTGGACCAGATGCCCAAACGCAAGGCAATATAACTCTTGGATTTTTAATACTTATGGGAATACTTTTAGCAATTGTATTTTCTGGATCTTACATAACAAAAATAGCCAGCAATATTTCTACTATAGGAAAAATAACTGCTTTATTAGTTGCAGTATTTGCTGGACTTGCAATATTTTTAAAAACTGGACAAAACAATTTTATGTCTATTAATCAAGCAGTGGATACTGCAGGTGAGCTTATCGTAAAACCAATGGATGCTTCAATCTTTGTAGGTGCAATTTTAGCTGCTTTTTATGCCTATACAGGCTTTGAATCAGTTGCATCTGCTGCTTCTGAAATGGAAGAACCAGAAAAAAATCTTCCAAAAGCAATTCCTTTAGCTATAGGAATAGTTGCTCTAATCTATGTAAGTGTAGTGAGTATAGCTATGATAATAAATCCTGAAGGCATACTAAATTCAACTGAACCTGTAATTTTAGCTTCTGCTTTTGTAAACCCACTCATCAAAAACATAATTATCTACGGAGCAGTTATATCTATGTTTGGTATCAATATAGCTGCAGCTTTCAGTACTCCAAGAATTTTTGAAGCTATGGCTGATGAGGGACAGCTACCTATGTTTCTTTCTAAAAAAACTAAGCAAGGAGTTCCCCTATTCGCTTTCCTAGTTACAGCATCAATGGCCATCGCAGTTCCTATGGCTTTCCAGTACAATATGCGTGGAATCATGATAATAAGCTCAGTATCTAGATTTATTCAATTTTTAGTAGTTCCTATGGCTGTAATAATGTTCTACTATGATAAAAATAAAGAACCAAAGATAGAAACAGCACAAAAAATGTTCTTTACAGATGTTGTAATTCCTATAATAGCTTTTGTAACATCAGCATTCTTACTTTACAAATTCTCATGGGCAGAGCAGTTTTCAATGGTAAACGATAACGGAGAAACTGTAACAAATACCTATGCTATATGGGCTATGATTATAGGATATGTAATCCTACCTATAGGAGTATACATTCCTTACAAAATGGGACTATACAAAGAAAAGAAGGTAGTTTCTAGCAGTAATAGAAGCGTTTCATAA